A portion of the Lysinibacillus timonensis genome contains these proteins:
- a CDS encoding DUF1871 family protein, with translation MSNKHRKDKYNETLKVVEKIVNEWDPVNLLAIDCPDDEYEFEIQQITSATIGANTAKELAGKINVILYKAFEEDFKKSNDCLMIADKIFYKHFD, from the coding sequence TTGTCAAATAAACATCGCAAAGATAAGTATAATGAGACACTTAAAGTGGTCGAAAAGATAGTTAATGAATGGGACCCTGTTAATTTACTTGCTATTGATTGCCCAGATGATGAGTATGAATTTGAGATTCAACAGATTACATCCGCAACTATTGGGGCTAATACTGCCAAAGAATTGGCTGGAAAAATTAATGTCATTCTCTATAAAGCTTTTGAAGAGGACTTTAAAAAGTCTAATGATTGTTTGATGATTGCTGATAAGATTTTTTATAAGCATTTCGACTAA
- the ltrA gene encoding group II intron reverse transcriptase/maturase, translating to MQALRYWDYYGMTETFTDLHKRAKNKETFHCLYDIITSRNNILLAYRIIKSNKGSKTPGTDGKTILDIEKYTENNLIEEIQKQLKNYRPKKVRRKLIEKDNGKMRPLGIPCILDRIIQQCFKQVLEPIAEAHFFNHSYGFRPLRSTHHAMARIQYLVNQSQLHYVVDIDIKGFFDNINHTLLIKQLWNLGVRDRQVLACIAKMLKSEIDGEGIPTKGSPQGGLLSPLLSNIVLNELDQWVSKQWEWFPLHKPFKTREGQLLAKKRTQLKEGYLVRYADDFKILCRDAKTAERWFHAVKLFLKERLKLDISPEKSKIINLRKNESAFLGFTIRANRKGKKRVAHTFVRAEKIQKIKAEAKERVKELRSSPTIQNAMRFNSFVLGLHNYFNRATHVNLAFSRLAYEISAMMYNRLRSIGKYAHPTNPPPSYKKFYSLGCKTFKIAGIYLYPLANVQTKNTICFTQSLTPFTVEGRGQIYKNLHKNIKQEIALLMESTILTRSVEYMDNRISRYSMKKGNCEITGIFLQAQDVHCHHYIPLYLGGNDKFNNLRILHKDVHKLIHMTDKTKINTLIKNLEISQPMVEKINKYRKKCELERIE from the coding sequence GTGCAAGCTCTACGATATTGGGATTATTATGGTATGACCGAAACCTTTACAGATTTACATAAGCGAGCTAAAAATAAAGAAACATTCCATTGCTTATACGACATTATCACGTCGAGGAATAATATTTTACTGGCGTATCGCATAATCAAATCAAATAAAGGCTCAAAAACCCCAGGTACAGACGGGAAAACCATTTTAGATATTGAGAAATATACTGAGAACAATTTAATAGAAGAAATACAAAAACAGCTCAAGAATTATCGCCCGAAGAAAGTAAGACGGAAGTTAATAGAAAAAGATAATGGCAAAATGAGACCACTTGGCATTCCATGTATTCTCGATAGAATTATTCAACAGTGCTTCAAACAAGTTTTAGAACCAATAGCGGAAGCTCATTTCTTCAATCATAGTTATGGATTTAGACCGTTAAGGTCTACTCATCATGCTATGGCTAGAATCCAATACCTAGTCAATCAGTCACAACTCCACTACGTTGTAGACATTGATATTAAAGGCTTTTTTGACAATATCAATCATACCTTACTGATTAAACAACTTTGGAATTTAGGTGTTAGAGACAGGCAAGTCCTTGCCTGTATAGCCAAAATGTTAAAATCCGAGATTGATGGAGAAGGTATACCGACAAAAGGCTCTCCACAAGGTGGGTTACTTTCACCACTATTATCAAATATTGTTTTAAATGAATTAGATCAATGGGTATCTAAACAATGGGAATGGTTTCCTCTACATAAACCATTTAAGACAAGAGAAGGTCAACTCCTTGCCAAAAAGCGAACCCAATTGAAGGAAGGATATCTAGTCCGTTATGCTGATGACTTTAAAATTCTCTGTCGAGATGCAAAAACCGCCGAAAGGTGGTTTCATGCTGTAAAGCTATTTCTGAAAGAACGGTTAAAACTTGATATTTCACCAGAAAAATCGAAGATTATTAACCTACGTAAAAATGAATCAGCTTTTCTTGGATTTACCATTCGCGCAAATAGAAAAGGTAAAAAGCGAGTGGCTCACACTTTTGTTCGTGCCGAAAAGATACAGAAAATAAAAGCTGAAGCGAAGGAACGAGTGAAAGAACTTCGTTCTTCACCAACCATTCAAAACGCTATGCGTTTCAATAGCTTTGTCTTAGGGTTACATAATTACTTTAATAGAGCGACACACGTCAACTTAGCGTTCTCACGTCTTGCCTATGAAATCAGTGCAATGATGTACAATCGTCTTAGGTCAATCGGGAAGTATGCACATCCAACGAATCCACCCCCATCCTATAAAAAATTTTATAGTTTGGGATGTAAGACATTTAAAATTGCTGGTATTTATCTTTATCCACTAGCGAATGTTCAGACGAAAAATACCATTTGCTTTACGCAAAGTCTAACACCATTCACGGTTGAAGGTCGAGGGCAGATTTATAAAAATCTACACAAAAATATCAAGCAAGAAATAGCCTTACTGATGGAATCGACGATTCTGACACGCAGTGTTGAATATATGGACAATAGGATTAGTCGATACAGTATGAAAAAAGGAAACTGTGAAATTACAGGTATATTCCTTCAAGCTCAAGATGTACACTGTCACCACTATATTCCTCTGTATCTAGGTGGAAATGACAAGTTTAATAACCTACGCATCCTCCATAAAGATGTTCATAAGTTAATCCATATGACTGACAAAACTAAGATAAACACACTAATAAAGAATTTGGAAATATCACAACCGATGGTTGAGAAAATCAATAAATATCGGAAGAAATGTGAGCTAGAACGAATTGAATAA
- a CDS encoding DUF6434 domain-containing protein, translated as MRPELKQDLDVQDFRNYYWLKEELQTFCRENGLSASGSKIEITGRIEAFLQTGEIQKPLMKRKSSSNEGILTDLNLDTVITENHRCSQTVRAFLKSEIPKFHFSTYIQNYFRENVGKTYRDVVKAWYEEEERKTNSSYKKQIGPQFEYNHFIRDYFADPNNKSKTREDAINAWNKIKKLPGSNKYKG; from the coding sequence TTGAGGCCCGAACTAAAACAGGATTTGGATGTACAAGATTTCCGTAATTATTATTGGTTAAAAGAAGAGTTGCAAACTTTTTGTAGAGAGAACGGGCTGAGTGCCTCTGGTTCTAAAATTGAAATTACGGGTAGAATAGAAGCATTTCTTCAAACAGGAGAAATACAAAAACCACTAATGAAAAGAAAATCTTCTTCAAATGAAGGAATATTAACAGATCTAAATTTAGATACGGTCATAACCGAAAATCATCGCTGTAGTCAAACTGTAAGAGCCTTCTTAAAATCAGAAATTCCAAAGTTTCATTTTTCTACTTATATTCAGAATTATTTTAGAGAAAACGTAGGAAAAACATATCGTGACGTTGTAAAAGCATGGTATGAAGAGGAGGAAAGAAAAACAAACTCTTCGTATAAGAAACAAATTGGTCCACAATTTGAATACAATCATTTTATCAGAGATTATTTTGCAGATCCAAATAACAAAAGTAAAACTCGAGAAGATGCAATTAATGCTTGGAATAAAATAAAAAAACTACCAGGTAGTAATAAATACAAAGGTTAA
- a CDS encoding S-layer homology domain-containing protein, which translates to MKLRPNKVALIVLMALALSLTTPMFIAPTTTNAATYTKLFKDVTKKNANFEVIHMMAEKGVISGYPDGTFKPNETLSRKHAAALITRTGKTLPKTTVFKAPKDLSTKNANYNDIKTLMEAGLLELDKKGNINPDAPLTRGEMAKIITIAYQLDTTGHHPFWDVSDQNAPYVTALYQANVTSGYEDGTFGENKYLTRAHYTAFIYRAMREVGEMPGNELSSDIFLPTNYTSEDYRRFALAYEYMNIWNEMHSHIIHPLFPGWTPSEGYQVKQVKYLMKTGENEYYYSADMAEKVVEHSNFKMPTPSEVEQFLQKDLNLKPTDYERHDNTNNLTFFTNISNSPLSTITLPKKGPEQKANIIIINAYYNNKEILNQFLAYLLKSEANEAINWYEEKIKILYNPLYMHQATLETGHFAKQFGDYLIQINIDYVGPIDVSGKIIGNPTFLDDKMRYYVTITSADQLKVIESAPLRPIEFKQETYDKLMRDVMRLHER; encoded by the coding sequence ATGAAATTGCGACCTAATAAAGTAGCGTTGATAGTGTTGATGGCTTTGGCATTATCTTTAACGACGCCTATGTTCATCGCGCCAACCACAACAAATGCCGCTACTTATACAAAACTGTTTAAAGATGTAACAAAAAAGAATGCGAATTTCGAAGTCATTCACATGATGGCAGAGAAAGGAGTTATTAGTGGTTATCCTGATGGTACGTTCAAGCCGAATGAAACGTTGTCTCGCAAACATGCGGCTGCACTTATTACGCGTACTGGCAAAACATTGCCGAAAACAACCGTATTTAAAGCGCCTAAAGATTTATCAACAAAGAACGCAAACTACAATGACATTAAAACATTAATGGAAGCCGGGTTATTGGAACTGGACAAAAAGGGTAATATTAATCCCGATGCTCCATTAACACGTGGGGAAATGGCAAAAATTATTACCATCGCTTATCAATTAGATACAACAGGACATCATCCGTTCTGGGATGTATCCGATCAAAACGCTCCATATGTAACGGCACTTTACCAAGCAAATGTGACATCGGGCTATGAAGATGGAACGTTTGGTGAAAACAAGTATTTAACACGAGCACATTACACCGCTTTTATTTATCGTGCAATGCGAGAAGTTGGGGAAATGCCAGGAAATGAGTTGAGCAGTGACATCTTTTTACCGACGAATTATACAAGCGAGGATTATCGTCGATTTGCATTAGCCTATGAGTACATGAATATATGGAATGAAATGCACTCTCATATCATTCATCCGTTATTCCCTGGTTGGACACCATCAGAAGGTTATCAAGTAAAACAGGTTAAGTATTTAATGAAAACGGGTGAGAATGAGTATTATTATTCAGCAGATATGGCAGAAAAAGTAGTTGAACATTCCAATTTTAAAATGCCCACTCCTAGTGAGGTGGAACAATTTTTACAGAAAGACTTGAATTTGAAACCAACCGATTATGAACGTCATGATAATACGAACAATCTAACATTTTTCACTAATATATCAAATAGCCCTTTGTCAACTATTACTTTACCGAAAAAAGGTCCAGAACAGAAGGCAAATATTATAATAATAAATGCTTACTACAATAACAAAGAGATACTCAATCAATTCTTAGCTTATTTGTTGAAATCAGAAGCGAATGAAGCAATTAATTGGTATGAAGAGAAGATAAAAATTCTCTATAATCCACTTTATATGCATCAAGCTACTTTAGAAACAGGCCATTTTGCTAAACAGTTTGGCGACTATTTGATTCAGATTAATATTGACTATGTAGGTCCTATTGATGTTAGCGGAAAAATTATTGGCAATCCAACCTTTTTAGATGACAAAATGAGATATTATGTAACCATTACATCAGCTGATCAGTTAAAAGTAATTGAGAGTGCGCCATTAAGACCGATTGAATTTAAACAAGAAACGTACGACAAACTTATGCGTGATGTAATGCGTTTACATGAAAGGTAA
- a CDS encoding type 1 glutamine amidotransferase family protein, which translates to MKTKTIYLYVFNTMSDWEYGYLIAELNTGRYFKRDIAPLKVVTVGTNKKMVKTMGGLSIKPDISLDEYHLESKDLFILPGGTTWREDIHQPILAKIGEALQLGIIVAAICGATEGLANFGYLDSRKHTSNNLEYMKMVCPNYKGEKFHEMGPAVSDANLITASGIAPLEFAMEVLKTLDVFSLDTLHSWYNLYKTHKPEYYFQLIESIKR; encoded by the coding sequence ATGAAAACAAAAACTATTTATTTATATGTATTTAATACAATGTCAGACTGGGAATATGGGTATTTAATTGCAGAACTAAACACAGGAAGATATTTTAAAAGAGATATTGCACCTTTAAAAGTAGTTACAGTAGGGACTAATAAAAAAATGGTTAAAACGATGGGGGGACTGAGCATAAAACCAGATATTTCTCTTGATGAGTATCATCTTGAGAGTAAAGATCTTTTCATTTTACCCGGAGGGACTACTTGGAGAGAAGATATTCATCAACCAATCTTGGCGAAAATTGGCGAAGCTTTACAGCTCGGCATTATTGTCGCTGCAATTTGTGGTGCAACTGAAGGTCTCGCGAATTTCGGATACCTTGATTCTAGAAAACACACAAGCAATAATTTAGAGTATATGAAAATGGTTTGTCCTAATTATAAAGGAGAAAAATTTCATGAGATGGGACCTGCAGTATCAGATGCAAACTTGATTACTGCATCAGGAATAGCTCCACTGGAATTTGCGATGGAAGTACTAAAAACATTAGATGTATTTTCACTAGATACATTACATTCATGGTATAACCTATACAAGACTCATAAACCCGAATACTACTTCCAATTAATAGAATCTATAAAAAGATAA
- a CDS encoding helix-turn-helix domain-containing protein: protein MTKYNEEFKLMVVQEYLSGSLGYRAIAKKYGIGGSPLRRWVRAYKEFGRNGLSVKKTKQFYSVQFKIDVLNFMKRTGASYQDTAIHFNLNDPTLVASWYHRFSKEGIEGLQKKSKGRPSMSKKQKSTPNNQEKAMSREEQLERENELLRLEVAYLKKLKAFRENPDTFLEKHKQPSPSNLSKKDFD, encoded by the coding sequence ATGACTAAATATAATGAAGAATTTAAATTGATGGTGGTTCAAGAATATTTAAGTGGCTCTCTAGGATATCGAGCGATAGCGAAGAAGTATGGTATAGGTGGTTCTCCATTAAGGAGATGGGTACGTGCTTATAAAGAGTTTGGGCGTAACGGATTATCCGTTAAAAAAACGAAGCAGTTTTATTCTGTTCAATTTAAAATAGATGTATTAAACTTTATGAAACGAACAGGTGCTTCCTATCAAGATACTGCGATTCACTTTAACTTGAATGATCCAACTTTAGTTGCCAGTTGGTATCATCGGTTTTCAAAAGAAGGGATAGAGGGCCTACAAAAAAAATCAAAGGGGCGCCCTTCTATGTCTAAGAAACAAAAATCAACACCGAATAACCAAGAAAAAGCAATGTCACGTGAGGAGCAGCTAGAACGCGAAAATGAGCTTCTTCGTTTAGAGGTGGCGTATTTAAAAAAGTTGAAGGCTTTTCGAGAGAATCCAGATACCTTCCTCGAAAAGCACAAGCAGCCATCGCCTTCGAACTTAAGCAAGAAGGATTTCGATTAA
- a CDS encoding VOC family protein produces the protein MKPRISVITLGVDDLERSLKFYKNGLGLPTPGIVGQEFEHGAVAFFDLQSGLKLAIWNRKDISYDTKINQTPKSPTEFTIGHNVGSKEEVDMVMEQAEKAGATITVPAHDTFWGGYSGYFQDPDGHLWEVVWNPAWDLTEG, from the coding sequence ATGAAACCGCGAATTTCCGTTATAACATTGGGTGTAGACGATTTAGAAAGGTCTCTGAAGTTCTATAAGAATGGACTTGGACTACCAACACCAGGAATAGTAGGCCAAGAATTTGAGCATGGCGCTGTTGCATTTTTTGATTTACAATCCGGTTTAAAACTCGCAATTTGGAATCGTAAAGATATTTCCTATGACACAAAAATTAACCAGACACCAAAAAGTCCAACTGAATTTACGATTGGTCATAATGTTGGTAGTAAAGAAGAAGTAGACATGGTAATGGAACAGGCAGAGAAGGCTGGTGCAACAATTACAGTTCCTGCACATGATACCTTTTGGGGAGGATATTCTGGATACTTCCAAGATCCAGACGGACATTTATGGGAAGTAGTATGGAATCCAGCTTGGGATTTAACAGAGGGTTAA
- a CDS encoding aminotransferase class I/II-fold pyridoxal phosphate-dependent enzyme — MNTDFLSKDSFIIPSGQNVTEVKSLVTKVMDLVIEHCANSEHYQSLPQIEKYNFGKFSIQGTSTEDILKQLQEILRNSMNPLTSNYIGHMDSIPTLISCLGEFVTTAINNNMLSIEMSPVFSQMEVQVLRKIAQMFGFNDQSSGVMASGGSLANLQALAVARNHKLNVKEAGLTRLLEQPVILVSEASHTSLHKAAMLLGLGTSSVIEVKSNKNSQMDTLDLEKKIISLLEEGKKPFAVVATAGTTVTGSIDPILSIAEIAERYGLWLHVDAAYGGALVFSEKYRHLLSGIERADSITFNPQKWMYVAKTCAMVLFKNLELLETDFRISAPYMNDTYFTNLGEISVQGTRHADILKLYLSLQHIGLSGYEQLLNESYLLVKEFVNQVKNRSYLELASEPDTNLCCFRGKPKYLDSKQWDKWNLELQQFLLNEEGVFFSLPTYRGERWLRAVLLNPFTTIETIRKIFKKVDEFYNIQIDS, encoded by the coding sequence ATGAATACTGATTTTCTCTCTAAAGACTCTTTTATAATACCAAGTGGCCAAAATGTTACTGAAGTTAAAAGTCTCGTTACAAAAGTTATGGATCTGGTTATAGAGCATTGTGCTAATTCAGAACACTATCAGTCCTTACCTCAAATAGAGAAATATAATTTTGGTAAGTTTTCTATCCAAGGAACTTCAACAGAAGATATTCTGAAACAATTACAAGAAATTTTAAGGAATTCCATGAATCCTCTAACCTCTAACTATATCGGTCACATGGACTCAATACCCACCTTAATTTCTTGTTTAGGTGAGTTTGTAACAACAGCTATTAATAACAATATGTTGAGTATTGAAATGTCTCCTGTATTTTCTCAAATGGAAGTTCAAGTGCTTCGAAAAATTGCACAAATGTTTGGGTTTAATGACCAAAGTAGCGGAGTAATGGCTAGTGGTGGTAGTCTTGCTAACCTTCAAGCCCTTGCAGTTGCACGTAACCATAAATTGAATGTTAAAGAGGCAGGATTAACTCGATTATTAGAACAACCAGTTATACTAGTATCAGAAGCTAGTCATACTTCTCTTCATAAAGCTGCGATGTTATTAGGATTAGGTACATCTAGTGTAATTGAAGTGAAAAGCAATAAAAATTCTCAGATGGATACCTTAGATTTAGAAAAGAAGATTATTAGCTTGCTTGAAGAAGGAAAGAAACCTTTTGCAGTTGTAGCTACGGCTGGAACCACTGTAACAGGAAGTATTGATCCGATTCTTTCCATTGCTGAAATAGCAGAAAGATATGGGCTTTGGCTACATGTAGATGCTGCTTATGGAGGGGCGTTAGTATTTTCAGAGAAATATCGCCATCTTCTATCTGGTATAGAAAGAGCAGATTCTATAACTTTTAACCCTCAAAAATGGATGTATGTTGCAAAAACATGTGCTATGGTTTTATTTAAAAACCTTGAATTGTTGGAAACTGATTTCCGAATTTCAGCTCCATATATGAATGATACATACTTTACAAATTTAGGTGAAATTAGTGTTCAAGGCACTCGTCATGCTGACATATTAAAATTATATTTGTCCCTTCAACACATAGGATTAAGTGGTTATGAACAACTCTTAAATGAGAGTTATTTACTAGTCAAGGAATTTGTTAATCAAGTAAAAAATCGTTCCTACCTAGAATTAGCCAGTGAACCTGATACAAATTTATGTTGTTTTAGAGGGAAACCAAAATATCTTGATTCAAAACAATGGGACAAATGGAACTTGGAGCTGCAACAATTTCTCCTTAATGAAGAAGGCGTTTTTTTCTCATTGCCAACTTATAGAGGTGAGCGATGGTTAAGAGCAGTTCTATTAAATCCTTTTACAACGATCGAAACTATTCGAAAAATTTTCAAAAAGGTTGATGAATTTTATAATATACAAATCGATAGTTAG
- a CDS encoding LysR family transcriptional regulator: MNLQQLNYVKVIAKTKSINKAAKSLHISQPALTKQLKLLEDELGTTLFERSKSEVFLTPNGEVFLTEAETILDKISSLKQRFTKNYHIKTIKMAALPSIANNLLPEVIQKLNSLEYKVTLHVVGTSEEIESLLLEKEIDIGFGQDVKDKDYVYTIINEPYFVIALASSEFSKVNSISLGQLTKQNLILPTFPCDIRKSLDLYLRKEEIVLKKMMEIGENDLVLKLVKNGVGITILPEMSMRNLDQCLKAIPLKNDGFSRKISLLTYSKEIVNLINDSLR, translated from the coding sequence TTGAATCTTCAGCAATTAAATTACGTTAAAGTTATAGCAAAAACTAAAAGTATCAATAAAGCTGCGAAATCACTCCATATTTCGCAGCCAGCCTTAACTAAGCAGTTAAAATTATTAGAGGATGAGTTAGGTACTACTTTGTTTGAAAGAAGTAAAAGCGAAGTATTTTTAACTCCAAACGGGGAAGTTTTTCTAACAGAAGCCGAAACGATACTGGACAAGATTTCTAGTTTGAAACAAAGGTTTACAAAAAATTATCATATTAAAACGATTAAAATGGCAGCCTTACCTAGTATTGCAAATAATCTATTACCAGAAGTCATTCAAAAGTTAAATTCTTTGGAATATAAAGTAACTCTTCATGTTGTTGGAACAAGTGAGGAAATTGAAAGCTTGTTACTAGAGAAAGAAATAGATATAGGATTTGGACAGGATGTTAAAGACAAGGATTATGTTTATACAATCATAAATGAACCATACTTTGTGATTGCATTAGCTTCAAGTGAATTTTCAAAAGTTAATTCAATTTCTTTAGGTCAACTTACTAAACAAAATTTGATATTGCCCACATTTCCTTGTGACATTCGAAAATCGTTAGATCTATATTTGAGAAAAGAAGAAATTGTGTTAAAAAAAATGATGGAAATTGGAGAAAATGATTTAGTTTTAAAACTAGTCAAGAATGGTGTTGGAATTACAATTCTCCCTGAAATGAGTATGAGAAACCTAGATCAATGTTTAAAAGCAATTCCATTGAAGAATGATGGCTTTAGTAGGAAAATTTCTTTATTAACTTACTCAAAAGAAATTGTTAATTTAATAAATGATAGTTTACGTTGA
- a CDS encoding threonine/serine dehydratase, with translation MKQFSITLQDIIQSHNRIRPYIHRTPLEYNEQLSQLYKTDIYLKLENLQVTGSFKARGSLNKLLTLNETERQLGVIAPSAGNHGIGLAYAAKKLNVPAHVYLPKDVDQSKIRALQNYGAQLSFFKTIEDARIAAINTAQETGKTFLSAYNDPAIISAGGTVALEIIEDLTDVDVVITCLGGGGLTAGMCLALKSINPKIEVWAVEPKNSPSIATWHNHGKVSDVKLKSSIAEGLSGPIDPKTITFPIIHQYIDTILTVSEEEIIKAMKLMIESQYIVEPSGVAGIAVLNQCGDKLKGLKIAIVVTGRNISWSRFISLVEESHHTWSI, from the coding sequence TTGAAACAATTTTCCATAACTTTGCAAGATATAATCCAATCGCACAATAGGATTCGACCTTATATCCATCGCACACCATTAGAATATAATGAACAGTTAAGTCAGTTATATAAAACGGACATCTATTTAAAATTAGAAAACCTTCAAGTAACCGGAAGCTTTAAAGCAAGAGGTTCACTTAATAAGCTCTTAACATTGAATGAAACCGAGCGTCAACTTGGTGTAATTGCTCCCTCGGCGGGAAATCATGGAATCGGCTTAGCCTATGCAGCTAAGAAATTAAATGTACCTGCGCATGTTTATTTACCTAAAGATGTAGACCAAAGTAAAATTCGCGCTTTACAGAACTATGGTGCACAATTATCGTTCTTTAAAACAATAGAGGATGCTAGGATAGCTGCCATAAATACAGCACAAGAAACGGGCAAAACATTCCTTTCTGCTTACAATGATCCAGCAATCATTTCAGCTGGTGGCACAGTTGCTCTAGAGATTATAGAAGATTTGACAGACGTCGATGTAGTGATAACTTGTTTGGGTGGCGGAGGTCTCACTGCTGGTATGTGTTTAGCCTTAAAATCCATTAATCCAAAAATCGAAGTTTGGGCTGTAGAGCCAAAAAATAGTCCTTCCATAGCTACTTGGCATAATCATGGAAAGGTGTCAGATGTAAAATTAAAAAGTTCGATAGCTGAGGGTCTAAGTGGTCCTATTGATCCTAAAACAATTACTTTTCCAATAATTCATCAATATATTGATACAATTTTAACAGTGTCAGAAGAAGAAATTATAAAAGCAATGAAACTAATGATAGAATCCCAATACATTGTTGAGCCTTCAGGGGTAGCAGGTATTGCAGTATTAAATCAATGTGGAGATAAATTGAAGGGACTAAAAATAGCCATCGTAGTTACAGGTAGAAATATTTCATGGTCTAGATTTATTTCCCTCGTCGAAGAAAGTCATCATACATGGAGTATTTAA
- a CDS encoding IS256 family transposase, translating to MQNYENMTIKDLARECQSVDDIIEMMKSLFKETLQLVFEAEIEDHLGYTKHSSQGINTGNSRNGYRTKVIKTKFGNTRLSIPRDRNGEYEPQIVKNYESSINGLEEQILALYSKGMSTRDIESHMNDIYGVDVSPSLVSKVTDKILPQIVEWQSRPLDRVYPIVYLDAVHFKVKHENRIINKAAYTVLGVNSDGIKDILGIWIGENESASFWLSVCTDLKSRGVEDILIACKDGLSGFSEAIQSTFPQTHIQLCVIHQIRNTMKYVASKERQAFMNDLKKVYKASILEQAELEFKKLKESWNNKYPKVIESWEENWLELTTYFSYPTEIRKIIYTTNTVEGFHRQLRKVTKTKSAYPTDNALKKIIYLATMDAIEKWNKPIPGWLECEGQFKILFAGRI from the coding sequence ATGCAAAATTACGAAAATATGACGATTAAGGATTTAGCCAGGGAGTGTCAATCTGTCGATGACATCATTGAGATGATGAAATCTTTATTTAAAGAAACATTACAACTTGTATTTGAAGCTGAAATAGAGGATCACCTGGGCTATACAAAACACAGTTCTCAGGGAATTAACACTGGTAATAGTCGAAATGGATATAGAACAAAGGTTATTAAGACAAAGTTTGGTAATACAAGATTAAGTATTCCCAGAGATCGTAATGGTGAATATGAGCCACAAATTGTTAAGAACTATGAGTCATCGATTAATGGTCTAGAGGAACAGATTCTAGCCCTCTATTCCAAAGGAATGTCTACTAGAGATATTGAGTCACACATGAATGATATATATGGTGTAGATGTTTCGCCTAGTTTAGTTAGTAAAGTGACAGATAAAATTCTACCACAAATAGTTGAGTGGCAGTCTCGTCCGCTGGACCGAGTCTATCCCATTGTTTATCTAGATGCGGTTCACTTTAAGGTAAAGCATGAAAATCGCATTATCAATAAGGCAGCTTACACAGTTCTAGGTGTTAATTCCGATGGAATAAAGGATATTTTAGGAATATGGATTGGAGAAAATGAGAGCGCAAGCTTTTGGTTGAGTGTCTGTACTGACCTTAAAAGTCGTGGTGTTGAAGATATTTTGATTGCTTGTAAAGACGGACTTTCGGGCTTTTCAGAAGCTATTCAAAGTACATTTCCACAGACTCATATTCAGTTATGCGTGATTCATCAAATACGTAACACAATGAAGTATGTTGCATCAAAGGAACGACAAGCATTTATGAATGATTTAAAGAAAGTCTATAAAGCTTCCATTCTAGAACAAGCTGAACTGGAATTTAAAAAACTAAAGGAATCATGGAATAACAAATATCCGAAGGTTATTGAATCATGGGAAGAAAATTGGTTAGAGCTGACCACTTACTTTTCATATCCAACGGAGATTAGAAAGATTATATATACTACTAATACGGTTGAGGGATTCCATCGGCAGTTAAGAAAAGTGACAAAAACTAAATCAGCTTATCCTACAGACAATGCATTAAAGAAAATCATCTATTTAGCTACTATGGATGCAATTGAAAAGTGGAATAAGCCAATTCCAGGATGGCTAGAATGTGAAGGACAATTTAAAATATTATTTGCGGGTCGCATTTAG